A single window of Anopheles moucheti chromosome 2, idAnoMoucSN_F20_07, whole genome shotgun sequence DNA harbors:
- the LOC128298075 gene encoding histone acetyltransferase KAT6B-like encodes MPEKVNHISAEVWREWILQAISSIKQQKQAATFKRICGAIRKRHMFHEDTVAGRLTEAIEGGAVRTIARHGKTIYRAVKCSGAHAQQLNSLSNVLCIECLKPTLKGPNGYKPEPMSSCDRCGISLHDSCANRLSGSEAVMSLSQLVSSGNRWFCAECKACDGCNTMDESISRAAQCLVECGGCSRKFHLQCMNPPVQSGERMLRESWCCVKCIQYERYEDSAEKVQQCHPTISDQKDGVERTKTGTRLIRAQPTEGELIDGRIEAMRLKLGDRVTEDDLDAFREVLRMRSNLEENNLKRTPEAIRLGRYVIETWYSSPFPQEYAKLKVLYMCEFCLKYLKTNDELDHHQRTCSLRHPPGWEIYRDGAISVFEVDGNEQKLYCQSLCLLAKLFLDHKTLYFDVEPFLFYILTMRDRLGHHLVGYFSKERYNQQNYNVSCILTMPQYQRQGYGRLLIDFSYMLSRVERKPGTPERPLSDLGRVSYQQYWCSVLLDYFYINRGESFTLAKASQETGMIVSDIVTALRKLGFIRYRVERTGCIRTNRPFICIDWRRVEQHHQRGVTSRKGIELREICLRWIPNLRLSNVMKQFMHELSNRREEVTAPVEQESHHSKKDEIRVVQHCKDNANVRTLPQLEVKSEQSSVEHYNTITSTGRTRFRSRKYSDTVFDLSLSLTTGTPKTHRRSHPLPSTVPSVKNTNLLTHSSAAGCKLPFIVLVPLKVETGERSLLLPSDGEDISLDSVEAFMGTPKSELHKSSPEKNAGSGFTPIAPFRHQDDGGSRIMAPVDTNGDSCGRFGTPKTTRGRNGTVDLTRCRKRIISFEETEPKRLRLDVTAERGRRSADGDMCEKDAAHDGIPILRWDEERVKCPESVRCTRRNTASVDGVCAEPNIMLTLLGKSLPSTI; translated from the coding sequence ATGCCCGAAAAAGTGAACCATATAAGTGCGGAAGTGTGGCGGGAATGGATTCTGCAAGCAATTTCTTCGATAAAGCAACAAAAGCAGGCTGCTACTTTTAAGCGCATATGTGGTGCAATACGAAAACGGCACATGTTCCACGAGGATACCGTTGCCGGCCGGCTGACGGAAGCAATTGAGGGTGGTGCGGTTAGGACAATAGCGCGACACGGCAAAACGATCTACCGCGCAGTAAAATGTTCCGGCGCGCATGCACAACAACTAAACTCCCTTTCGAACGTACTTTGTATCGAGTGTTTAAAGCCGACTTTAAAGGGCCCCAATGGGTACAAACCGGAACCGATGAGTTCGTGTGATCGCTGTGGGATCTCGCTGCATGATAGTTGTGCGAACAGGCTGAGCGGTTCGGAAGCTGTGATGTCGCTTTCCCAGCTGGTATCGTCTGGAAATCGGTGGTTCTGTGCCGAATGTAAAGCGTGTGATGGATGCAACACCATGGACGAAAGTATCAGTCGTGCGGCACAGTGTCTTGTCGAATGTGGCGGATGTAGTCGCAAGTTTCACCTCCAATGCATGAACCCACCCGTGCAAAGTGGCGAACGGATGCTTCGGGAAAGCTGGTGCTGTGTGAAGTGTATCCAGTACGAACGCTACGAAGACTCGGCTGAGAAAGTCCAACAGTGCCATCCAACCATTTCCGATCAAAAAGATGGCGTGGAACGTACGAAGACTGGCACACGTTTAATCCGCGCTCAACCGACCGAAGGTGAGCTGATAGACGGACGCATCGAAGCAATGAGACTTAAGCTGGGTGACCGTGTGACGGAAGATGATTTGGACGCGTTCCGAGAGGTGCTTCGCATGCGATCCAATCTGGAGGAGAATAATCTGAAGCGCACCCCGGAAGCCATACGGCTAGGCCGGTACGTCATCGAAACGTGGTACTCGAGCCCATTTCCGCAGGAGTACGCCAAGCTGAAGGTGCTGTACATGTGCGAATTTTGCTTGAAGTACCTGAAGACCAACGATGAGCtcgatcatcatcagcgtACCTGCTCGCTGCGACATCCGCCCGGATGGGAGATCTATCGCGATGGTGCTATTTCGGTGTTCGAGGTGGATGGAAACGAGCAGAAGCTGTACTGCCAAAGTTTGTGCCTGCTGGCGAAGCTGTTCCTCGATCACAAAACGCTCTACTTCGACGTGGAACCGTTTCTGTTCTACATCCTAACGATGCGCGACCGACTCGGACACCATCTGGTGGGGTATTTCTCGAAGGAAAGGTACAACCAGCAGAACTACAATGTGTCCTGCATTCTCACGATGCCGCAGTATCAACGGCAGGGCTATGGGCGGCTTTTGATCGATTTCAGCTACATGTTGAGCCGTGTGGAACGTAAGCCCGGTACACCCGAACGGCCGCTGTCCGATCTGGGGCGGGTTTCGTACCAGCAGTACTGGTGCTCGGTGTTGCTTGACTACTTTTATATCAACCGTGGCGAATCGTTCACGTTAGCGAAAGCATCACAGGAAACGGGTATGATCGTTAGCGACATTGTAACGGCACTGCGGAAGCTTGGTTTCATCCGGTACCGGGTTGAGCGTACCGGTTGCATACGCACCAATCGTCCCTTCATCTGCATCGACTGGCGTCGGGTGGAACAACACCATCAGCGTGGTGTGACTTCAAGGAAAGGCATTGAGTTGCGCGAAATTTGTCTCCGCTGGATACCCAATCTGCGCCTGAGCAATGTAATGAAGCAGTTTATGCACGAGTTGTCCAATAGACGAGAAGAGGTCACCGCTCCGGTGGAACAGGAATCACACCACTCAAAAAAGGATGAAATAAGGGTCGTACAACATTGTAAGGATAATGCAAATGTTCGAACATTACCGCAGCTGGAGGTAAAATCGGAGCAATCGAGCGTGGAGCACTATAACACGATAACAAGCACGGGCAGGACAAGGTTTCGATCGAGAAAGTATAGTGACACGGTATTTGATTTGTCTCTCTCACTTACGACTGGAACTCCGAAAACACACCGAAGATCACATCCACTGCCCAGCACAGTGCCGTCCGTTAAAAACACCAACCTGCTGACGCATTCGTCTGCTGCCGGGTGTAAGTTACCGTTCATTGTGTTGGTCCCGTTGAAGGTTGAAACCGGCGAGCGATCGTTGTTGCTGCCGAGCGATGGTGAGGACATTTCGCTGGACAGTGTGGAAGCGTTTATGGGCACGCCAAAAAGTGAACTGCATAAGTCATCGCCCGAAAAGAACGCGGGGAGCGGCTTTACACCGATCGCCCCGTTCCGCCACCAGGATGACGGTGGCAGTCGAATAATGGCGCCGGTGGATACGAACGGTGATAGTTGCGGTCGATTTGGCACACCCAAAACAACCCGCGGGCGCAACGGGACGGTCGACTTGACGAGATGTCGCAAGAGAATCATCAGCTTTGAGGAAACGGAACCGAAACGGCTGCGGTTGGACGTCACGGCCGAGCGTGGGCGAAGATCAGCAGATGGTGACATGTGCGAGAAGGACGCGGCCCATGATGGTATCCCCATTCTTCGGTGGGATGAGGAAAGAGTGAAATGTCCAGAGTCGGTTCGATGTACGCGTAGAAACACAGCAAGTGTAGACGGGGTCTGTGCAGAGCCAAATATAATGTTAACCTTGTTGGGTAAATCATTACCCAGCACCATTTAG